A single Stutzerimonas stutzeri DNA region contains:
- a CDS encoding chemotaxis response regulator CheY, whose protein sequence is MKILIVDDFSTMRRIIKNLLRDLGFTNTAEADDGTTALPMLKSGSFDFLVTDWNMPGMSGIDLLRAVRADERLKHLPVLMVTAEAKRDQIIEAAQAGVNGYVVKPFTAQVLKEKIEKIFERVNG, encoded by the coding sequence ATGAAAATCCTCATCGTCGATGATTTTTCGACCATGAGACGGATCATCAAGAACCTCTTGCGCGATCTGGGTTTTACCAACACCGCCGAGGCGGATGACGGCACCACGGCGCTGCCGATGCTCAAGAGCGGCAGCTTCGACTTCCTCGTCACGGACTGGAACATGCCCGGCATGAGCGGCATCGATCTGCTGCGCGCGGTGCGTGCCGACGAGCGCCTGAAGCACCTTCCGGTATTGATGGTCACCGCCGAAGCGAAGCGCGATCAGATCATCGAGGCCGCGCAGGCGGGCGTAAACGGTTACGTGGTCAAGCCATTCACGGCTCAGGTGCTCAAAGAGAAGATCGAAAAGATCTTCGAGCGCGTCAACGGCTGA
- a CDS encoding protein phosphatase CheZ gives MTQADQSLAEFEATLRAHAPQLIESLQQGRFDEATQMFNELNQVRNHGLYQEVGKLTRELHNAIVKLEMDTCATGGDPSPITDATDRLSYVVEMTEKAANRTMDLVEESAPLVNYVSYEAQSLTADWQRFMRREMNAEQFRDLVRRIDQYLQRSMNDSSQLSQNLSEIMLAQDFQDLTGQVIKRVTRLISELESNLLNLVLMAGQVDRVAGIQHDREAMRAEQEKKKQEKEPSNGEGPQMHADIREDVVSGQDDVDDLLSSLGF, from the coding sequence ATGACGCAAGCTGACCAAAGCCTGGCAGAGTTCGAAGCGACTCTGAGGGCTCATGCACCCCAATTGATCGAAAGTCTGCAGCAGGGTCGCTTCGACGAAGCCACGCAGATGTTCAACGAGCTCAACCAGGTGCGCAACCACGGGCTCTATCAGGAAGTGGGCAAGCTCACCCGTGAGCTGCACAACGCCATCGTCAAACTCGAGATGGATACCTGCGCCACTGGTGGTGATCCGTCACCGATCACCGACGCCACCGACAGGCTTTCCTATGTGGTGGAGATGACCGAGAAAGCGGCCAACCGCACCATGGACCTGGTGGAAGAATCGGCGCCGCTGGTGAATTACGTCAGTTACGAGGCCCAGAGCCTGACCGCCGACTGGCAGCGCTTCATGCGCCGCGAAATGAATGCCGAGCAATTCAGGGATCTGGTCCGTCGCATCGATCAATACCTGCAACGCTCGATGAACGACAGCAGCCAGCTGTCGCAGAACCTCAGCGAGATCATGCTCGCCCAGGACTTTCAGGACCTGACCGGCCAGGTCATCAAGCGGGTGACCCGCCTGATCAGCGAGCTTGAAAGCAACCTGCTCAATCTCGTGCTGATGGCCGGGCAGGTCGATCGTGTGGCGGGCATCCAGCATGACCGTGAAGCGATGCGCGCCGAGCAGGAAAAGAAAAAACAAGAAAAAGAGCCTTCCAACGGTGAAGGTCC